A stretch of DNA from Nonlabens ponticola:
TCAAACGTACGACCTGGAGTGAATTTGAATTCTGGAGATTCATTTGCCATAAAGATAAAGCCTTCATATTCTGTACTACCAAATTCTACTGCTTCAAGAAATGGAGTTTCATCATCACCTGGATTCCAGTTGGACCCGTAACCACTAGCTTCTGCATAATTTCCTGGAACATAAAGTCTAGGTGAATCTGTCGTGTAAGGAGTAACTGGTAAGATTAGAACGTCAGATACTAATGGATCCATGTCATTATCCGCCGTCGTTCCAACAATTCTCATGGCTATAACACCTTCAGAGAATGGAGTAAGACCTAACTCTGCAGATAATTCATTAAGTCTTTCAACAGACAAATCTGCGCTATCACCATTAGTTGTTGTTACAGTAACTGCATCATCAAAATTATTAGGATCTGCAGATGCCTGCACCTCATAATTAACCGATATTGGAGTGTCAAATGATGGAGTGTTCCATACGAGACGCTCGGCAAGATTAGCACGGGTATCAAACGTTAATATATAAGAAGACGCTGCTTGAGATCTAAAGCTCAATTGTGAATCTGGTTGATCTATGAACAATTGCTCATCATCATCGCTACAGGAGATAGCTGCCGTGATCGCTAGAAAAGACCACAAAAGGATTGAAAACTTTTTCATTTTTTTACAGTTTATAATATTAGTATCCAGGATTCTGGACAAGATTTGAATTTAAGTTAAGTTCTGTCGTAGGAATAGGAAATAGGTTTCTAAATGCTGGAGTGGTAACACCATTTTGTACGTTTCCTTTCCATTCCCATACACCATTAGTAGTAAATTGATTGAATCTCTTGAGATCCTGTCTTCTATGTGCTTCCCAGTGCAATTCACGTGATCTCTCATCAAGAATAAATTCTAGGGACAAGTCATCCTCATCAATTTCATAGTCATCCTCATCATCATCGCCAAAGGCTCTTTCTCTAATAATATTAATGTAATCAACTGCAGTATCTTCATCACCACCTGCACCTCTTACAACAAGTTCTGCATACATTAAGTAAGCATCAGCAAGCCTAAATACTGGAAAATCAGTGCTCACAAAGGTCGGATTCACACCAGGTGTGCCATCTAGATTCACATTTTGAAATTTCACAATAGCAAAGCCATCTTGGAAGTCTCCTACATTTTCAATACTCTTGTCTTGACCACTGGTGAAGAAATTTGCTCTACCATCTTCTGAATCCTCTTCATCATCGAACAGTTCAACAAATTCTGGAGTCGTTCTAATTCCACCCCAACCAAAGTCAAGACCATAATCAGCTGGATCCATTTGCCCACCTACTGGAGCATGTGATAGGAACGTGGTACCACCAAAAGTCTGGGTATTGTTACCGTCATAGTTCAGTGTCCATATAAACTCGTCTTGAGCACCATTTGAATCATTATCTGCTAAGAAAAGGGCTTCATAACCTAGATCTGTGTCAATGCTGTATCCTTGATCTATTACAGCGTTTGTAAATCTCAAAGCATCTTCATAACGCTCTTGACCAGTGTATACTTCTGCATTCAAATACAATTTAGCCAGTAACATCTGTGCGGCTGCTTCACTTACTCTACCATATTCATCGCCTTTACCGCTAGGTAACTCGTCAACTACGTCCAACAACTCAGATTCTATGTAATTGAAAAGGTCTGTACCTGAAATGAATTCTGGCAATTCAGAACCATCTTCAGCAGTATCCTCTGTAGTAAAAGGCAATGTGCCGAAGAGGTCAAGTCCATGGTAATAAGAATATGCTCTTAAGAATCGTGCATCAGCGACATAGCCGCGCACTATTTCCTGCTCGCCATTTGATAGAGATGATGCAGCGAGTGCGTCCTCATTGGCTTCTCTAATAAATGCATTTGCAAGGGTTACCTGGTAACTCAATCTTGCAAACATGGCGCCGATAAATTCATTTTCTGGAGTCCACACCTGCCAGTGCAAGTCTTTTATAGTACCATCGTTCCATGCAATAATTGCCTCGTCCGTAGTAAGTTGCTGTAGTTTCCAATAAAGACGGCTGTAGTTTGAAAAACCACCGTCGATACCTTGGATATCTGCAGCGCCATCACCACCTTGTTGACCGCCTATAATAAGACCGGCATACAATTTTGCCCATCTACCTTCAAAGTCTTCCAGACTTTCAAGAGCACCCGATGCAGAAGTGTTTCCTTCCGGCTCTAGTGTTAATGCTTCTTCACACGCAACAAACGTTGCAGCTGCGAAAAACAGGATAATAATTGATTTATATATTTTCATTTGCGTTTTATTTTAAAATTCAAAATTCAAGCCAAAAATGATACCTCTACTACGTGGGAAAATCGCACCATCAACACCATTTCCTATTTCTGGATCTAGTCCACTATAGTCAGTGATAACAAAGAGGTTAGTTCCAGTGACTGAGGCTCTTATGCTTCTAAGTGTGTCGGTATTAAACGTATAACCTAACGATAGATTATCCAGTCTAACAAAGTCTGATTTTTCCACATATTCACTAGAGAATAGTAGAGGTAAAGGAGCACTACTAAATCGATCGTCTAAAATACCATCAGTTGAGTTATTTAGCCAGTTACCTGGATTCTCTGTGATGGCGTCTGCGTTTTCTCTAGCCGCGCGCACGTTATTATAGTTATATCCACCTACTGCACCTCTCAATGTAAAACTCATGTCAAAGTTGTTGTAGCTCATATTAGAAGTAAAACCAAAGAACGCGTCAGGGTTACCTTTCTTGTAACGTACTCTGTCTTCGCTATTTATAACGTTGTCTCCATTTCTATCTACGAAAACACCGTCTAATGGGTTTCCATCTGCATCATAAACTTGTCTGTAAACAAGGAAAGCTGTTGGATCTGCTCCTACAGCCCATTCTTGGATAAAGTTGTTAAAGCCTGCACCACCTACCGGCGTTTGTGGTACTGGTGCATCATTATCGCCTAGAGACAGGTCAGTAATCTCGATTTCATTGAACGTTAAGTTTCCACCAACGGTCCAGTTAAAACCTTCACCTCTAAATAGATCCACGTTAGCATCAATCTCGATACCGCGACTATTTGTTGCACCTACGTTTTGCAAAGCAAAGTTGCCCAGCGATCCTGCTGCAAGCGGGCCGAATTGTAATAAGTCCTCTGTATCACGAGTGTATGCATCAACAGACCCATAGAGCCTATCATCAAAGAAACCGTAGTCAATACCAACGTTCCATTGGCTAGTTTCTTCCCATTTAAGGTCAGTTACTAGCTCCGGACGCACTGTTCTAAAAAAGCGCTCTCCTATTTGCACACGAGCCTGATCAGTACTAGGTGTTGATCTCGGGATGAATAGGAAGTCTTCTCCAATATCCTGCTGTCCAGTTACACCGTAACCACCTCTTAATTTCAATTGAGAAATGATATTACTATTTTGAATAATGTCGAGATTAGTCAATTTTAAACCTGCACTGGCACCTCCAAATGTACCCCAGCGATTATCTGGTGAAAATCGGGAAGTTCCATCTCTAGAAATACTTGCTGATAATACTAATAAGTCTGAAATATCAATAGATGCACGTCCAAAGAAGGAAATCAAAATGTTTTCATTGAAACCGTCAATTTCAATAGGATTTCTATCAGCATCAAAATTTAAGCTTGTGTTCTCTCTTCTAAATCCTTGGTAGCTACTACCAACAGTTAATTCTAATGAAGAGTCAATACCAGATAGATCCGTTTTATAATCAAATCGTCCGTTCAACAATTGGTTTACCCTAAATCCATCATTGAAACTGTTAAGAAATGGATTGCTGCTAGCTTCCAATACGCCTGAACCAGCTGTTCTGCCAGAGAATGACTCAAACTCATTGTAATCGATACCTGCAGTACCGTTGAATGACAACCCAGGAACTCCTGGTATTTTATAATCCGCTTGAAGGGTAGTTCTTATTTGATTGTTTTCTGTTTCTGCAATTAAGCTTTCCAGTAATCCAACAGGGTTTCTTGGGGCAAGACCATCTACATTCCCATTATTTAGTCTATACTCAAAGAATCCATTCGGGCCATTAGTAGCAAATACTGGTTGAGTAGGGTCAAAATCAATGGCAGATCCTATGGCACCTTCATCTGCGTTGCGTATACCTTCCATAGCTCCCTGTACAGATAAGGTCAGTTTTAGATCATTATTCAGCAATCTTTGTATGACACTTGCATTTATACTCGCACGTTCATAACCTGATCTTTTCAGTGTCCCGTTTTGGTTAGTGTAACCTATGTTAGCTCGTAGAGCGGTAGTTTCATAACCTTTGGCAACAGTAAAATTATGTATAACCTGCGTTCCTGTTTGGTAAATCTCATCTTGCCAGTCAGTATTTGCGTTTCCTAATAACGCGATGTCCTCTGGACTGCCAATTTCATTGATTAAGGCTCTAAATTCATCTCCTGTCAAAACGTCTACCTCATCTGTGTTTTGGTTTGCAGCAAATTGAACATTGTAACCTACCTGTAAGTCACTGTTTAATTTACCCTTCTTAGTCGTGATCAGGATGACACCATTAGATGCTCTATTACCATAAATAGCTGTTGCACTCGCATCTTTTAAAATAGTGAATGATTCAATGTCTGCTGGGTTTATGGTATTTAAATTGGCATTTCTTGAGTCCAGCGGTATACCATCAACAACATATAGAGGATCTGCATTGGCACTTAGCGTAGAACCGGCCCTTACTCTAATACGTGGCCCATCACCAGGACGACCAGTCGCAGCAGTTACCTGGACTCCAGCAGCCTTACCAGCCAGCAATTGTCCTGGAGAAACGATGGCTCCTTTATTAAATTCCTCGTCACTTACTGTGGTTTGTGCCGCAGTAACATTCTCTTGAGTAGTGCTACCGTAACCAATCAATACGATAGCATCCAGTTGATCAGCACTCTCTTCTAGAGTTACATTTATCACTGATTGACCAGTATAAACTATTTCTTGAGGTGTGAATCCTAAATAAGAAAACACAAGGGTCGCACCATCAGGCACATTATTAAGCGTGTATTTTCCATCAAAGTCGGTAGAAGTACCGTTTGAAGTTCCCTTGACAACCACTGAAGCTCCTAGTACAGGA
This window harbors:
- a CDS encoding SusE domain-containing protein produces the protein MKKFSILLWSFLAITAAISCSDDDEQLFIDQPDSQLSFRSQAASSYILTFDTRANLAERLVWNTPSFDTPISVNYEVQASADPNNFDDAVTVTTTNGDSADLSVERLNELSAELGLTPFSEGVIAMRIVGTTADNDMDPLVSDVLILPVTPYTTDSPRLYVPGNYAEASGYGSNWNPGDDETPFLEAVEFGSTEYEGFIFMANESPEFKFTPGRTFDDAFGEGDDDDSLSTDGGNLSVDGPGYYYITVNTDPNGDGDFSDATWSAADRQWGIIGQATTPTNSAGWGDELDMTYDPDSKQWSVNLDMEAGEFKFRAQTWDFPTANFGQGDDGDNDLEFNAGNLAVENPGSYRAVLDLSTPRNYSYELIAQ
- a CDS encoding RagB/SusD family nutrient uptake outer membrane protein gives rise to the protein MKIYKSIIILFFAAATFVACEEALTLEPEGNTSASGALESLEDFEGRWAKLYAGLIIGGQQGGDGAADIQGIDGGFSNYSRLYWKLQQLTTDEAIIAWNDGTIKDLHWQVWTPENEFIGAMFARLSYQVTLANAFIREANEDALAASSLSNGEQEIVRGYVADARFLRAYSYYHGLDLFGTLPFTTEDTAEDGSELPEFISGTDLFNYIESELLDVVDELPSGKGDEYGRVSEAAAQMLLAKLYLNAEVYTGQERYEDALRFTNAVIDQGYSIDTDLGYEALFLADNDSNGAQDEFIWTLNYDGNNTQTFGGTTFLSHAPVGGQMDPADYGLDFGWGGIRTTPEFVELFDDEEDSEDGRANFFTSGQDKSIENVGDFQDGFAIVKFQNVNLDGTPGVNPTFVSTDFPVFRLADAYLMYAELVVRGAGGDEDTAVDYINIIRERAFGDDDEDDYEIDEDDLSLEFILDERSRELHWEAHRRQDLKRFNQFTTNGVWEWKGNVQNGVTTPAFRNLFPIPTTELNLNSNLVQNPGY
- a CDS encoding SusC/RagA family TonB-linked outer membrane protein, whose translation is MIQKIKFALILLVLPAIAMAQNVVTGTVTDTAANLPVLGASVVVKGTSNGTSTDFDGKYTLNNVPDGATLVFSYLGFTPQEIVYTGQSVINVTLEESADQLDAIVLIGYGSTTQENVTAAQTTVSDEEFNKGAIVSPGQLLAGKAAGVQVTAATGRPGDGPRIRVRAGSTLSANADPLYVVDGIPLDSRNANLNTINPADIESFTILKDASATAIYGNRASNGVILITTKKGKLNSDLQVGYNVQFAANQNTDEVDVLTGDEFRALINEIGSPEDIALLGNANTDWQDEIYQTGTQVIHNFTVAKGYETTALRANIGYTNQNGTLKRSGYERASINASVIQRLLNNDLKLTLSVQGAMEGIRNADEGAIGSAIDFDPTQPVFATNGPNGFFEYRLNNGNVDGLAPRNPVGLLESLIAETENNQIRTTLQADYKIPGVPGLSFNGTAGIDYNEFESFSGRTAGSGVLEASSNPFLNSFNDGFRVNQLLNGRFDYKTDLSGIDSSLELTVGSSYQGFRRENTSLNFDADRNPIEIDGFNENILISFFGRASIDISDLLVLSASISRDGTSRFSPDNRWGTFGGASAGLKLTNLDIIQNSNIISQLKLRGGYGVTGQQDIGEDFLFIPRSTPSTDQARVQIGERFFRTVRPELVTDLKWEETSQWNVGIDYGFFDDRLYGSVDAYTRDTEDLLQFGPLAAGSLGNFALQNVGATNSRGIEIDANVDLFRGEGFNWTVGGNLTFNEIEITDLSLGDNDAPVPQTPVGGAGFNNFIQEWAVGADPTAFLVYRQVYDADGNPLDGVFVDRNGDNVINSEDRVRYKKGNPDAFFGFTSNMSYNNFDMSFTLRGAVGGYNYNNVRAARENADAITENPGNWLNNSTDGILDDRFSSAPLPLLFSSEYVEKSDFVRLDNLSLGYTFNTDTLRSIRASVTGTNLFVITDYSGLDPEIGNGVDGAIFPRSRGIIFGLNFEF